In Vigna unguiculata cultivar IT97K-499-35 chromosome 3, ASM411807v1, whole genome shotgun sequence, a single genomic region encodes these proteins:
- the LOC114178139 gene encoding probable LRR receptor-like serine/threonine-protein kinase At2g23950, which yields MLFSPSSSTPPLMALHFLSLLFFLSLSSASQPRNPEVVALMNIKAALNDPHGVLNNWDEYSVDACSWAMITCSSDDLVIGFGAPSQSLSGTFSPAIGNLTNLRQVLLQNNNISGNIPPELGALPKLQTLDLSNNRFSGVIPASLSQLNSLQYLRLNNNNLSGSFPESLAKTPQLAFLDLSYNNLSGPLPKFPARSFNIVGNPLVCGSSTTEGCSGSATLIPISFSQVSSEGKHKSKKLAIALGISLSCASVILLLVGLFWYRKKRQLGAILYISDYKEEGVLSLGNLKNFTFRELQHATDNFSSKNILGAGGFGNVYRGKFGDGTMVAVKRLKDVNGSAGESQFQTELEMISLAVHRNLLRLIGYCATPNEKLLVYPYMSNGSVASRLRGKPALDWNTRKRIAIGAARGLLYLHEQCDPKIIHRDVKAANVLLDDYCEAVVGDFGLAKLLDHADSHVTTAVRGTVGHIAPEYLSTGQSSEKTDVFGFGILLLELITGMTALEFGKTVNQKGAMLEWVRKILHEKKVAVLVDKELGNNYDRIEVGEMLQVALLCTQYLTAHRPKMSEVVRMLEGDGLAEKWASSHNYGNHDMNPSHSNNSCNSSSLPISASKHDDDVHDRSSMFGMTVDDDDEQSLESYAMELSGPR from the exons ATGCTCTTCTCTCCCTCCTCTTCCACTCCCCCGCTCATGGCTCTGCACTTCCTCTCTCTCCTctttttcctctctctctcctctGCTTCTCAGCCTCGCAATCCCGAAG TGGTGGCTTTGATGAACATAAAAGCAGCTCTCAATGATCCTCACGGCGTCTTGAATAACTGGGATGAATACTCCGTCGACGCTTGCAGTTGGGCCATGATCACTTGCTCTTCCGATGACCTTGTCATAGGCTT TGGAGCGCCTAGCCAATCTCTCTCCGGCACTTTCTCTCCGGCAATCGGAAATCTAACAAATCTTCGACAAGT aTTGCTGCAGAATAACAATATCTCAGGCAATATACCACCGGAACTTGGAGCGCTTCCCAAGCTTCAGACATTAGACCTTTCCAATAACCGATTCTCAGGGGTGATTCCTGCATCTCTTAGTCAATTGAATAGTCTCCAGTACCT GAGgctcaacaacaataatttgtCCGGATCCTTTCCCGAGTCACTGGCAAAAACCCCACAGCTTGCTTTCTT GGACCTGTCTTATAACAATCTCAGTGGACCATTACCTAAGTTCCCAGCCAGGTCATTCAA TATTGTGGGCAACCCATTAGTTTGTGGGAGCAGCACTACTGAAGGTTGCTCTGGGTCAGCGACCCTAATACCAATTTCCTTCTCGCAAGTGTCATCAGAAG GAAAACACAAATCCAAAAAACTAGCAATAGCACTTGGGATCAGTCTTAGTTGTGCTTCTGTCATCCTCCTGCTTGTTGGGCTATTTTGGTATAGAAAGAAACGACAGCTGGGAGCCATCCTGTATATCAGTG ATTACAAGGAAGAAGGAGTTCTTAGCTTGGGAAATCTAAAGAATTTCACTTTCAGAGAGCTTCAACATGCAACGGATAATTTCAGCTCCAAGAATATACTTGGTGCTGGAGGCTTTGGCAATGTCTATAGGGGGAAGTTTGGAGATGGCACGATGGTGGCGGTGAAAAGGTTGAAAGATGTTAATGGCAGTGCTGGCGAATCACAGTTCCAAACAGAGTTGGAGATGATCAGCTTGGCAGTTCATCGCAATTTACTTCGCTTAATTGGCTATTGTGCTACTCCTAATGAAAAACTTTTGGTTTACCCTTATATGTCTAATGGCAGTGTGGCCTCCAGGCTTAGAG GCAAACCAGCTTTAGATTGGAACACTAGAAAGAGGATTGCAATTGGAGCTGCCAGAGGCCTTCTGTATTTGCACGAGCAATGTGATCCAAAGATAATACACAGAGACGTGAAGGCCGCCAATGTGCTTCTGGATGACTATTGTGAGGCTGTTGTTGGAGATTTTGGCCTTGCAAAGCTCCTTGACCACGCTGATTCCCATGTCACCACTGCTGTCCGTGGCACTGTTGGGCACATTGCACCTGAGTACCTCTCCACCGGCCAATCATCTGAGAAAACAGATGTATTTGGGTTTGGCATTCTCTTGTTAGAGCTCATAACCGGAATGACAGCACTCGAGTTTGGGAAAACGGTGAATCAAAAAGGTGCTATGCTAGAGTGG GTTAGGAAAATACTACATGAAAAGAAGGTTGCAGTGTTGGTGGACAAAGAGCTAGGAAACAATTATGATAGAATAGAGGTGGGGGAGATGCTGCAAGTTGCTTTACTGTGTACTCAATATTTGACAGCCCACCGCCCTAAAATGTCTGAAGTGGTTCGAATGCTAGAAGGTGACGGGCTTGCTGAGAAGTGGGCATCATCACATAATTACGGTAATCACGACATGAACCCCAGCCACAGCAACAATAGTTGCAATAGTTCATCCCTCCCTATCTCTGCTTCCaaacatgatgatgatgttcATGACCGTTCCAGCATGTTTGGCATGACagtggatgatgatgatgaacagTCTTTGGAATCCTATGCCATGGAACTCTCTGGTCCTAGATAA